TGAACATCATATCATCCAAGTTCCAGCCGAATCTCAGGCTGCGTCCTCGGGTTTCCATTGTCCCGACAACAACGAAACGTTCGGTTATCCGCTTCTGGTCTTTCCTACCATACCGATCAAAACGCCCACCGGGACCTTTGCCGATTTTAATCTCTTTTCCTACAGGAGACGCATTCCCGAATAGGGCGGCGGTCACTTCAGAACCAAGCACACAAACTTTCGCCTCATTATCAATATCTTCGTTTGTAATAAAGCGGCCCTGCTGGATGTTCCAATCCATTGCTTCCGAAAACGACGCATTTACGCCGTTATAGCCTGTCCGGTGTTCTGCTCCACCCGCGGCTTGAACAAGCACACCGCGCCATTCTGGAATTCGCGGCACGACTAACTTTACAGACGGACACTCTGCTTCAATCGCCAACACATCTTCGTACTCGAAATACTCGTTGCTCCGATTCGGCACCCAACGATTGTTGACCCGCTTATGGCTACTTCGGTACATCGTGAATTGGTTCACGCCACCGAGTTTCTGCGCGTCTTGCAGGACAATCATCTTCGCGCCATCGCCGATGGCTATCATTGCAAGTACCGAGGCAACCCCAATAATAATACCGAGCATCGTCAACAAAGAGCGCAGTTTATTGCTACGAATTGCGGAAACACCAACAGATACCCCTTCAATTATGCGCATTTCATGCCTCCAAATTATTAAAGTATTCCTATCCTTATTACATTAGACAAAGAAAAGGGGAATAAAGTTCGATTTTTTTCGCAGCAATTTTTTTACAAGACAATTTCCAAATCGGTGTGCTTCATTCGATTAAATCAACTACCTTATTAGACGCAGTTAAGCGAAATAGGTTTATTGTTTATTGGTTATAGATTTTGGGATTAGCAGATAATTGGATCGAAAGAAGACAGGCGCGCGTGGGAAGCACGCCTACGGGAATAGATGTCGATTAGAGAGTCCTGCTTTTAATCTTTGCGGAGTGCTTCAACTGGCGGGAGACTGGAAGCTTTGATTGCTGGATACATGCCAAAGAATATGCCAACCGCCGCGGAGAATGACACCGAAATCACGACCCACTGCATAGAGACGACCGAGGGCCATTCGGGAACAATTTTAGCGATTTTAACAGCGATCATTGCCATCCCTTCGCCAGCAAAAATGCCCAAGCCGATACCGATTGCTCCAGCGACAGCACACATTATCACTGCCTCTATGAGAAACTGAGCCAGAATATCCAAAGGTTTGGCACCGAGTGCCTTCCGGAGTCCGATTTCTCGGGTCCGCTCAGTAACAGCGACCAACATCATATTCATAATGCCGATACCCCCAACGAGTAGTGAGAACCCAGCGATACTCCCTAAGGCAATTTTAATCATCTTACTGATCTTCTGTAACTGCTCCATGCCTGCACGCATCTCCCGAATTCGGACAAAGTCATCTTGGTTATTATGCCGCTTTCTGATGACGGTTCTCACCTCTTCAATGGCTTTTGGGACAGCGTCAACAGTATTCGCGAAAACCATAATATTTCCTACCTCATCGTCACCTGTCAAACGCTCTTGGACAGTTGATACAGGGATAAAGGCGAGGTTGT
Above is a window of Candidatus Poribacteria bacterium DNA encoding:
- a CDS encoding ABC transporter permease codes for the protein MRIIEGVSVGVSAIRSNKLRSLLTMLGIIIGVASVLAMIAIGDGAKMIVLQDAQKLGGVNQFTMYRSSHKRVNNRWVPNRSNEYFEYEDVLAIEAECPSVKLVVPRIPEWRGVLVQAAGGAEHRTGYNGVNASFSEAMDWNIQQGRFITNEDIDNEAKVCVLGSEVTAALFGNASPVGKEIKIGKGPGGRFDRYGRKDQKRITERFVVVGTMETRGRSLRFGWNLDDMMFIPLTTAQERFTGNDRIVMLSVHANTVEEIPQAIEEVKTVLRKTHNGQDDFFSIWDMREGMAQLDKISKVIKIALGSIAGFSLLVGGIGIMNMMLVAVTERTREIGLRKAIGAKRMDILTQFLIEAVAMCSVGGALGVVLGLFAGEGMAMLAVNIVKIVPEWPSVISTEWILISVSFSAIIGISFGLYPAIKASALSPIDALRAD